One segment of Plasmodium vivax chromosome 14, whole genome shotgun sequence DNA contains the following:
- a CDS encoding hypothetical protein, conserved (encoded by transcript PVX_101370A): MKRAKDEQTPSDEDKYEKYSLYKSDKASPGGQIPPPSSAMTSQVESVYFVNYRAVVVKTKRYYVTQNSYMLFGDVFKIYNLKGEIKKIHAFFPGDENNLSDTLIMLKTTVVAVTTSKAEALRVADGIEMTCKICRKKRKATKFSIEGFLRKVRCDTCRVKPKNLINKMRRVNNVKGEQQTFLAVSSNTTNDSSCTPSAAAAMATSVNPSRTGRKSAPLCNDAAGASNALCLSNGAAPGDGPSSGAMSGESIGTASGASGGAPMATPNGATTLGGSNGMGSNSVGNGSLANNSVGSSVGSSVGSGVGNGVGSGVGNGSLANNSAGESARMHSGEANLGGNPSSGGTPHNGCLSASAAAMNDAGTGQHHHQQRICSYNSKNASSGSGAHSFLKSSCYIGAGEACTAGHSSHGSHNNHNNHNNHNNHNNHNNHNNHNNHNNHNNHNNHNNHNEPDGKNPDEIIAMIIELIKYISWMQKALMRASKGNYVIDHTEINIEKISKVVHSAQVLCNKLLRQKSLVDQTGSNSRNFTNFIPMYNTNSNNLRMKYANLYENKMNAIHSRPIETNLANSNAVNVFNNIINHNTLSLSNCAAAQRNVSATPSCSSGGSGGSSGSAGNSGGSGGSSGSAGNSGGSGGNRTGNDSASNSTSGEGAPNESGPNGTSPTNISNLTSVTNLTNAPSNGSNSNATMETDSPLNNFSTINNRNILPYYSNACQITCVPPSPCSTRNDSRMNHFIKQENNYMYRNKQTEEFPNMQSNNKNSYYTDKQDIVFSALSKQYNSNVNISFNNINNSVSNFYRTVSKNYNIRDTILNLDK, translated from the coding sequence ATGAAGAGGGCCAAGGACGAGCAGACGCCCTCGGACGAAGATAAGTACGAAAAATACTCCCTTTACAAAAGCGACAAGGCCTCCCCAGGGGGGCAGATACCCCCTCCCTCCTCAGCCATGACGAGCCAAGTGGAGTCAGTTTACTTTGTTAATTACAGAGCCGTGGTTGTGAAAACCAAGCGCTATTACGTCACGCAGAATTCTTATATGCTCTTCGGagatgtttttaaaatatataacctaaaaggagaaataaaaaaaatacatgcgTTCTTTCCAGGGGATGAAAATAACCTGTCTGATACTCTCATTATGCTGAAGACGACTGTTGTGGCTGTGACGACATCCAAAGCAGAAGCGTTACGTGTAGCAGACGGAATTGAAATGACTTGCAAGATTTgcaggaagaagaggaaggctACGAAGTTTTCTATTGAGGGGTTCCTCAGAAAAGTGAGGTGTGATACGTGCAGAGTGAAACCGAAGAatttaattaacaaaatgagaCGGGTGAATAACGTGAAGGGGGAACAACAGACGTTCCTTGCAGTGTCTTCCAACACCACGAACGATTCGTCTTGCACACCCTCCGCTGCGGCTGCCATGGCCACTAGTGTTAACCCCTCGCGCACGGGCAGGAAGAgtgcccccctttgcaaCGACGCCGCCGGTGCGAGTAACGCCCTGTGTCTCAGCAACGGTGCAGCACCGGGGGACGGACCTTCCAGTGGTGCCATGAGCGGAGAATCCATTGGAACTGCTAGCGGTGCTTCTGGCGGGGCGCCGATGGCAACTCCAAATGGAGCGACCACCCTCGGAGGCAGCAACGGGATGGGAAGCAACAGCGTAGGGAACGGCAGCCTAGCAAACAACAGCGTAGGGAGCAGCGTAGGGAGCAGCGTAGGGAGCGGCGTGGGAAACGGCGTAGGAAGCGGCGTGGGAAACGGCAGCCTGGCAAACAACAGCGCCGGCGAAAGCGCGCGCATGCACAGCGGAGAGGCGAACCTCGGCGGGAACCCCAGCAGTGGCGGTACCCCCCACAACGGATGCCTCAGCGCAAGCGCCGCCGCCATGAACGACGCGGGCACGGGACAGCACCACCACCAGCAGCGCATATGTTCCTACAACTCGAAGAATGCCAGTAGCGGCAGCGGCGCCCACTCCTTCCTCAAGAGCAGCTGCTACATAGGTGCCGGTGAAGCGTGCACAGCTGGCCACAGCAGCCACGGCAGCCACAACAACCACAACAACCACAACAACCACAACAACCACAACAACCACAACAACCACAACAACCACAACAACCACAACAACCACAACAACCACAACAACCACAACAACCACAACGAACCTGATGGCAAAAACCCAGACGAAATTATTGCCATGATAATAGAGCTAATCAAATACATCTCGTGGATGCAAAAGGCCCTCATGAGGGCGTCCAAAGGAAACTACGTAATAGACCACACAGAAATTAACATAGAAAAAATCTCCAAAGTGGTTCATTCTGCTCAGGTCCTCTGCAATAAATTGTTAAGACAAAAGTCTCTCGTAGACCAGACAGGATCAAACAGCCGAAACTTCACCAATTTCATCCCCATGTACAACACCAATTCTAATAACCTCAGAATGAAGTATGCCAATTTgtatgaaaacaaaatgaacgccATTCACAGCAGACCGATCGAGACCAATCTGGCCAACTCTAACGCAGTCAACgtttttaataacattatCAATCACAACACGTTGAGCCTTTCCAACTGCGCTGCTGCTCAGAGGAACGTCTCCGCCACGCCATCCTGCAGTAGCGGTGGGAGCGGTGGAAGCAGTGGGAGCGCGGGGAATAGcggcgggagcggcggaagcAGTGGGAGCGCGGGGAATAGcggcgggagcggcggaaATCGCACCGGAAATGACAGCGCATCGAACAGCACCAGCGGGGAGGGCGCACCCAACGAAAGCGGACCAAACGGAACAAGTCCCACCAACATTTCCAACTTAACAAGCGTCACCAACTTAACCAACGCGCCAAGCAATGGAAGCAACAGCAACGCCACCATGGAAACGGACTCCCCACTAAACAACTTCAGCACCATCAACAATAGAAATATTCTCCCCTACTATTCGAATGCTTGCCAAATTACCTGCGTCCCACCCTCACCATGTTCCACTCGAAACGATAGCAGAATGAaccattttataaaacaggaaaataattacatgtaCAGAAATAAACAAACTGAAGAATTTCCAAACATGCAAAGTAACAACAAAAATAGCTACTACACTGATAAGCAGGACATTGTTTTCTCGGCCCTCTCCAAGCAGTATAACTCCAACGTGAACATCTCCTTTAACAATATAAACAACTCCGTGTCAAATTTTTACAGGACCGTTTCGAAGAACTACAACATTAGGGATACCATTTTGAATTTGGACAAATAG
- a CDS encoding hypothetical protein (encoded by transcript PVX_101375A), which translates to MFALGVPPVPPPDDDDDDDDDDDDDDDDDDDGGTGTAQTRRAVQKRNSALKKKKKIKP; encoded by the exons ATGTTCGCCTTAGGGGTCCCCCCAG TTCCCCCCcctgatgatgatgatgatgatgatgatgatgatgatgatgatgatgatgatgatgatgatggcgGCACTGGCACAGCGCAGACCCGTCGCGCAGTGCAGAAGCGAAATTccgctttaaaaaaaaaaaaaaaaattaaaccgTAA
- a CDS encoding hypothetical protein (encoded by transcript PVX_101380A): protein MSLSSINPNTISINNDMNKRRDIFGGMQGNANPYPSPPPNALVHMNDKNMRMDSRAMQNEGMNYTLPQNFMGMHPYIPPPMHDMPPNQIFPNVHHGHMKTNRNSNSFSRR from the coding sequence ATGTCCCTGTCTTCAATTAACCCAAACACCATTAGCATAAATAACGACATGAACAAGCGAAGAGACATTTTCGGCGGCATGCAAGGCAATGCAAATCCCTACCCGTCCCCTCCTCCCAACGCATTAGTTCATATGAATGACAAAAATATGAGAATGGACAGTCGTGCCATGCAGAATGAAGGTATGAATTATACCCTGCCGCAGAACTTTATGGGTATGCATCCGTACATTCCTCCACCCATGCATGACATGCCCCCAAACCAGATCTTCCCAAATGTGCATCATGGTCATATGAAAACGAACAGAAATTCGAACAGCTTCTCGCGCAGATAG
- a CDS encoding hypothetical protein, conserved (encoded by transcript PVX_101385A): MEDIDRLFTYQVCVLNEFREDDVASNFPKVKKSYERILLAILEEVKRYQADLLRSGKEQTGCEDAPTEKPQHLSVGGNAKGEVNPSDEAHTKGASRAVRKRKRNADGEEEENKESPSADEKDNTSEKKEDDSKEGNGNARKDTSTSDAEKGKKKPKDASYLRRDSPPPLAVTVKAADRTPPAGTEKEFIKVDEDFKFLTAEDLQFRIPLKEQCDLKGLFNNLVDEIKRKNYLNVYRQMYVESFRRNQRKIQEDSILLTSGAYHGGDITGSSAKQHTSVTTSEGTVQVVKFYVERVKSNLCLFYFDLFLCILKGAVAVDCGVNFIANDLADVHRESFGKLLEVVARGESAAGRSEAEQSAAGKGPSGESAAREDPSGEVPFGVGDRKQLPRGHFAGHVKELILNSLHYLIELLEQMKEHNGANYTQYKDTISRCVLSLEAKRVITYKEATTYIECKNFDKLSIFSKELNKLVTKVKTKNMYSIWVYNLLRENVSGYSKIIFLLESFFSSPGGGGDSPSGDSSTHKQTDKLRKKKKIISELFLKYKLGSRKMVGTPKGEGRGRSGQRSGLDLKGKSPHCAAPSEGHSPGDDSPSTLCTPEGEEPPARGELEVRADQADRADPAELPPGELPPACPKPKDPPQRKRTSAESTKRSWERHLNCFYCTDLIKLKNKIFTIAGLHNLCPRRVLSILIFFYEQNVESPKQLLPLFFLYTKETITDVILLELKIKNNYIREMEQKELQKLKLLHRSEEDTGRSNQDSSRFLDPFFLNKKSFFTPNYFKMCSILILNDLLNFNSFYEHILPNDELLKIAYEELYRKLREDYEKSTSERLTPFFLPYLPMDISELHLLYNKVRRYNQKSKALDRSSSRHGIDHSYSSGSGHNNQPSVGSTQKGSSYSNENIGEGVTSPGGSNGRSSSITDGTTPRGGRAPKGATSSNAINTVTTSEASLSDPSKIFEEGQSEHVDNRVVHYLLNCKHVDLKKKNEQIADLQNKDPIEFFLFDMIHNKSNGAENFVKNYIEREIQLRNEVANSKFLKHTNSYDYLFLPDDNYFFLLGRLFFIKNPKFLFLSSLINLNAWSYVVTLLDHMASYQCNPFLNYYVSLSMSRLIGHSITSFERAYLAGEAPREAHTASGSNLKQRQVPYYIRKANNVAGGEAAFSREDKPQNEGTTAQNGDTGGPCFFCKIHLDTRRLYSYQCIKVLNRNKTHLQNLFRDEKKIQKKKKKMKQILKSVMHNGRGGAPGGARNANSDRTPCDGATCDGHSLYGKADETAKKKKTRANQSSRSSTLLRPLRKHLLLCSNAPPSEDSSEADPVSSVHHASKADPPSDANQVSGAHPTSEANQVGSAAIADAACASDLDTFLNFFSSNRTNNYMKKIKSADDFFNRALQYVKYLGYFGYLYKSLVRRLLLLVRAYVKRKVSRGEELHANFDKLFIRFFFLCPINEDDEGGSGGSVGSSGTVGSGSGTIGGSDANDGDASPLNEDIWNVLRLVPVSRRYKLYSKFYAKVAKYQKAVSKLAVERPGKGGPSEGGGNTTVTPLLPHTKAAIALSSINFELAKNKLRKIIKRITSDILKDRYSSKVQSILMQLTRVINRNPFISSEVILQQCELFDNNMIVTLSESIKDIHSFSSDIFVFKIVERQQLLNVSNYQLSKQYSMNSSDLFDDSFFKPKKLINLSLVSAKFLSKHPFADLYPLIISIVKRLFSELHTSDQLFLRNRIEAQQRNSKGGVSSGGEAQLKGEPNEGVEASHWETAPQRETPPHCGDEFLVSVLNATNAKYPDVMSGYIFDVDYLQKLIEIYGGTSASIDVQELNEDQLNAQCGLKLLKKEIMFLEESFNFNMNNVEYEHIEKAEMDDERLQKLCVDNATRNLSNPNVVYLFLCILSKLKYEYLFDSNTSNLRNISSLIDKVDAVLLQFINFLQTNTEPYLYLTYIPSITLIFSYFDISQSFHIIRFAFPFFDERGGARRQPRSSSPLARGRGEAANRSEAANRDDPANRSDAANRGDAAIQRANEEKWKEAVMPIVQRYLSIESLNGINIDFYLTYWRLSITDIYVPHKQYQKVIERYDAYIKKLEKHHEENKKNEDYKWVLKKLRKLRSKRGTINSEYQFHIQHTEKIKKHLSHVVDHWVNPQEIDLTTFTAFVKCLIAPRILNSEKDSLFCSKFILLLLEFRTPLFNFCLLTYVCIKMLMPIINACTEKEALNIGLFFNELFSYAYQLCQDPKHFKLVSEENPCFSSTLNFQSKVTIEHSFIIGKVAKWEKLLVSLLFENNNHQKSWINSKSVVIFLFRVLHSFPYSNKVKHSIRKYLQNLHSFAQSRGWKDIAISVNSLKTIMERNRKAAEKEKKEEPEAKPQEGKAGSSKASAPAPNPDGNVTMNPFNTSNPVHMNSSPTFVPITKNLYNSNMYPVLHNSMSMPPNPYMKDNPFSNKIPPPQDPNKYFLKNKFRFF; encoded by the exons ATGGAGGATATAGATCGCCTATTCACCTACCAAGTGTGCGTGTTGAATGAGTTCCGGGAAGATGACGTGGCCAGTAACTTCCCAAAGGTTAAGAAATCGTATGAAAGAATTctgctagccattttggagGAAGTGAAAAGGTACCAAGCGGATTTGCTCCGCAGCGGGAAGGAGCAAACTGGATGTGAAGATGCGCCAACTGAGAAACCGCAACACCTCTCTGTTGGTGGAAATGCGAAAGGGGAAGTTAACCCCTCAGATGAGGCACACACAAAAGGAGCCAGCAGAGCAGTTCGGAAGAGAAAGCGAAATGCagatggggaggaagaagagaacaAGGAGAGTCCTAGTGCTGACGAAAAAGACAACACaagtgaaaagaaagaagacgACAGTAAGGAAGGTAACGGAAACGCTCGAAAGGACACCTCTACAAGCGATGccgagaaggggaagaagaagccaaagGACGCCTCCTACCTCAGAAGAGACAGTCCACCACCCCTCGCAGTGACAGTGAAGGCAGCAGATAGAACCCCCCCTGCTGGGACAGAgaaagaatttataaaagtGGACGAAGATTTTAAGTTCCTAACTGCAGAAGACCTCCAATTTAGAATCCCCCTAAAGGAACAGTGCGACTTGAAAGGGCTATTCAACAACCTGGTGgatgaaattaaaagaaaaaactacCTGAACGTGTACAGGCAAATGTACGTGGAATCGTTTAGGAGAAATCAGAGGAAAATTCAAGAGGACTCGATTCTCCTCACCAGTGGGGCTTACCATGGGGGGGACATTACGGGGAGCAGCGCCAAACAGCACACCTCTGTTACCACCTCCGAGGGAACCGTCCAAGTTGTGAAATTCTACGTCGAAAGGGTGAAGAGCAACCTGTGCCTGTTTTACTTTGACCTGTTTCTGTGCATCTTGAAAGGCGCCGTGGCGGTGGACTGCGGGGTTAACTTCATTGCCAACGATTTGGCGGACGTCCACCGGGAGAGCTTCGGCAAGTTGTTGGAGGTGGtcgcaaggggggaaagtGCAGCAgggcgaagcgaagcggagCAAAGCGCAGCAGGGAAAGGCCCATCGGGGGAAAGTGCAGCAAGGGAAGACCCCTCGGGGGAAGTCCCATTTGGGGTAGGCGACAGGAAGCAACTGCCCCGAGGGCACTTCGCGGGCCACGTGAAGGAGCTCATCCTGAACAGCCTGCACTACCTAATCGAGCTCCTCGAGCAAATGAAGGAGCACAACGGCGCCAACTACACGCAGTACAAGGACACCATCTCCAGGTGCGTCCTATCGCTCGAAGCCAAAAGGGTAATAACATATAAAGAAGCCACCACATACATCgagtgtaaaaattttgataagCTGAGCATCTTCAGCAAAGAGCTAAACAAACTGGTTACCAAAGTGAAAaccaaaaatatgtatagcATATGGGTGTATAATTTGCTAAGGGAAAATGTCAGTGGCtattcaaaaattatttttttgttggagagttttttttcctctcctgggggggggggcgactCTCCCTCGGGGGATTCTTCCACTCATAAGCAAACAGAcaagttaagaaaaaaaaaaaaaataatttcggAACTTTTTTTGAAGTATAAACTGGGGAGCAGGAAAATGGTTGGTACAccgaaaggggaaggaaggggaagaagtggccAGCGGAGTGGACTGGACCTGAAGGGGAAGAGCCCACACTGTGCGGCGCCCAGCGAGGGGCACTCCCCCGGCGACGACTCGCCCTCCACGCTGTGCACCCCGGAAGGGGAGGAGCCGCCCGCGCGGGGGGAGTTAGAAGTGAGAGCCGATCAGGCCGATCGAGCTGATCCAGCTGAACTGCCCCCCGGTGAGCTGCCCCCCGCCTGCCCCAAGCCGAAGGACCCCCCCCAGCGGAAGCGCACCTCCGCAGAAAGCACAAAGCGATCGTGGGAGAGGCACCTGAACTGCTTCTACTGCACCGACTTGATCAAattgaagaacaaaattttcaccATCGCGGGCCTCCACAACTTGTGCCCGCGCAGGGTGCTCTCCATACTCATCTTCTTTTACGAGCAGAACGTGGAGAGCCCCAAGCAGCTgctccccctcttcttcctctacaCAAAGGAAACTATCACAGACGTCATTCTACTagagttaaaaataaaaaacaattacaTTAGAGAGATGGAGCAGAaggaattgcaaaaattgaaGCTCCTTCACCGAAGTGAAGAAGACACGGGAAGAAGCAATCAGGACTCGAGCAGATTTCtagatcctttttttttaaataaaaaaagttttttcacCCCCAACTACTTTAAAATGTGCTCCATCCTAATTTTAAATGACCTCCTAAATTTTAATAGCTTTTACGAGCACATCCTTCCAAATGATGAGTTGCTCAAAATAGCATATGAAGAACTGTATAGAAAGCTCCGGGAAGATTATGAGAAATCTACATCCGAGAGATtgactcccttttttttgccctacCTCCCGATGGATATAAGCGAGCTGCACCTTCTCTATAACAAAGTGCGTAGGTACAATCAGAAGAGCAAAGCTCTCGATCGATCGTCATCCAGACATGGCATAGACCATAGCTACAGTAGCGGTTCGGGGCATAACAACCAGCCGTCTGTTGGCTCCACGCAGAAGGGCAGTTCCTACTCGAATGAGAACATCGGGGAGGGCGTCACTTCGCCAGGTGGGAGCAACGGCCGGTCCAGCAGCATCACGGATGGGACGACTCCCAGGGGGGGTAGAGCCCCCAAGGGGGCCACCTCATCAAACGCAATCAACACCGTCACCACCTCTGAAGCGTCGCTGAGCGACCCCTCCAAAATCTTCGAAGAGGGGCAATCGGAACACGTGGACAACCGCGTAGTGCACTACCTCCTAAATTGCAAACATGTCgacctaaaaaaaaaaaacgaacaaatcGCGGATCTCCAGAACAAGGACCCGATtgagtttttcctttttgatatGATTCACAACAAATCCAATGGTGCAGAAAATTTCGTAAAGAATTACATCGAGAGGGAAATACAGCTGAGGAACGAAGTGGCCAACTCTAAATTTTTGAAGCACACTAATTCGTATGACTACCTCTTCCTTCCAGATGACaattatttctttcttctaGGTCGactcttttttattaaaaatccAAAATTTCTCTTCTTATCATCTTTGATTAATCTAAATGCCTGGAGCTATGTTGTCACCTTGCTGGACCATATGGCTAGCTACCAGTGCAACCCCTTCCTCAACTACTACGTTAGTTTGTCTATGTCTAGGCTCATTGGGCACTCCATCACCTCGTTTGAGAGGGCATACCTCGCAGGTGAAGCTCCTCGGGAGGCACACACAGCAAGTGGGTCGAATCTAAAACAGAGACAAGTGCCTTACTATATAAGAAAGGCGAACAATGTAGCCGGGGGAGAAGCTGCCTTCTCTCGGGAAGACAAACCCCAGAATGAGGGTACTactgcacaaaatggagacaCCGGTGGGCCCTGCTTCTTCTGCAAGATTCATCTCGACACCAGGAGGCTTTACAGCTACCAGTGCATTAAAGTGCTGAACCGGAACAAGACGCACCTGCAGAACCTGTTCAGggatgaaaagaaaatccaaaagaagaaaaaaaaaatgaagcaaattttaaaaagcgtTATGCACAATGGGAGGGGCGGCGCCCCCGGGGGGGCCAGAAACGCCAATAGTGATCGAACCCCCTGTGATGGAGCCACCTGTGATGGGCACTCGCTTTACGGGAAAGCCGACGAAActgcgaagaagaagaaaacacgCGCAAATCAGTCCAGTCGATCCTCCACCCTGCTGCGCCCGCTGAGGAAGCACCTCCTGCTCTGCTCGAACGCCCCGCCGTCTGAGGACTCGTCCGAGGCGGATCCAGTCAGCAGTGTACACCACGCCAGCAAAGCGGATCCCCCCAGTGATGCAAACCAGGTTAGCGGTGCGCACCCCACCAGTGAGGCAAACCAGGTCGGCAGCGCCGCTATCGCCGACGCCGCCTGCGCGAGCGACCTGGACACCTTCCTGAACTTCTTCTCGTCCAACCGAACCAACAACTACatgaagaagataaaaagCGCGGACGACTTTTTCAACAGAGCACTGCAGTATGTCAAGTACCTGGGCTACTTCGGGTACCTGTATAAGTCCCTGGTGAGGAGGCTGCTGCTCCTGGTGAGGGCCTACGTGAAGAGGAAGGTGAGTCGAGGGGAGGAGCTGCATGCCAACTTTGACAAGCTCTTcatccgcttttttttcctctgccCGATAAATGAGGACGacgagggggggagcggcggaagcgTCGGAAGCAGCGGAACTGTCGGAAGCGGAAGCGGAACCATCGGGGGAAGCGACGCGAATGATGGCGATGCCTCCCCCCTGAATGAGGACATATGGAACGTGCTGCGACTCGTCCCCGTGTCCAGGCGCTACAAGCTGTACTCCAAATTTTACGCCAAAGTGGCGAAGTACCAGAAGGCGGTTTCCAAGCTGGCGGTGGAGCGGCCGGGAAAGGGGGGCCCCAGCGAGGGGGGAGGCAACACTACAGTTACCCCCCTCTTGCCGCATACCAAAGCAGCCATTGCCCTCTCCAGCATCAACTtcgagctagccaaaaacaAGTTGAGGAAAATTATCAAAAGGATTACGTCGGATATACTGAAGGACCGATACAGCAGCAAAGTGCAAAGCATCCTAATGCAGCTAACCAGGGTGATCAACAGAAACCCCTTCATCTCTTCGGAAGTGATTCTGCAGCAGTGCGAGCTGTTCGATAACAACATGATAGTAACTCTCTCCGAATCTATTAAAGATATACACAGCTTCTCCAGCgacatttttgtttttaaaattgtggaGAGACAACAGCTGCTAAATGTTAGCAATTACCAGTTAAGCAAACAGTACagtatgaacagttcagatCTTTTTGATGACTCTTTTTTCAAACCGAAGAAGTTAATTAACCTTTCGCTAGTCAGTGCCAAGTTTTTGTCCAAACATCCCTTTGCGGATTTGTACCCTCTTATCATCTCCATTGTGAAGAGGCTATTTTCGGAGCTGCACACATCGGACCAGCTCTTCCTTAGAAATAGAATCGAAGCGCAGCAGAGGAACAGTAAGGGGGGCGTCTccagtgggggggaagcgcaacTGAAGGGGGAGCCAAACGAGGGGGTAGAGGCATCCCATTGGGAGACCGCCCCGCAGAgggagacccccccccaCTGTGGCGACGAATTCCTGGTAAGCGTCCTCAACGCGACGAATGCGAAATACCCCGACGTCATGAGCGGCTACATTTTCGATGTGGACTACCTGCAGAAGCTGATCGAAATCTACGGAGGGACAAGCGCATCGATCGACGTGCAGGAGCTTAACGAAGATCAGCTGAATGCCCAGTGTGGACTGAAGCtcctcaaaaaggaaatcatGTTTTTGGAAGAAAGcttcaattttaatatgaataacGTAGAATACGAACATATAGAAAAAGCGGAGATGGATGATGAGCGGCTACAAAAACTCTGCGTTGATAATGCGACTAGGAATTTATCCAACCCCAATGTCGTGTACCTCTTCTTGTGTATTCTTTCCAAACTGAAATATGAATACCTGTTCGATAGTAACACGAGTAACTTAAGAAACATCTCCTCCCTGATTGACAAAGTGGATGCAGTTCTCCTTCagtttatcaattttttgcagaCGAACACGGAGCCCTACCTGTATTTGACCTACATCCCCAGCATCACTTTGATCTTTTCCTATTTCGACATTTCGCAGTCCTTTCATATCATCCGatttgccttccccttcttcgaCGAGCGCGGCGGTGCGAGGCGGCAGCCCAggtcctcttcccccctggcGCGCGGTAGAGGCGAGGCCGCCAACCGGAGCGAGGCTGCCAATCGAGACGACCCCGCAAACCGAAGTGATGCCGCTAACAGAGGCGATGCCGCCATCCAGCGCGCCAACGAGGAGAAGTGGAAGGAAGCCGTCATGCCCATCGTGCAGAGGTACCTAAGCATAGAGAGCCTCAACGGGATTAACATCGACTTCTATCTCACCTACTGGCGGCTAAGCATCACAGACATCTATGTGCCCCACAAGCAGTACCAGAAGGTGATAGAAAGGTATGACGCGTACATAAAGAAGCTAGAAAAGCATCATgaggagaataaaaaaaatgaagactaCAAATGGGTTCTGAAGAAGCTCAGGAAGCTCCGATCCAAAAGAGGAACCATCAACAGTGAATACCAGTTTCACATCCAACACacagagaaaataaaaaagcacTTGTCCCATGTGGTGGACCACTGGGTGAACCCACAAGAAATCGACCTGACCACCTTTACAGCTTTCGTCAAATGTCTCATCGCGCCGAGAATATTAAACAGCGAAAAGGACTCTCTCTTCTGTTCCAAATTCATCCTCCTACTCTTAGAATTCCGCACACCTCTCTTCAATTTCTGCCTACTAACCTACGTATGTATCAAAATGCTCATGCCGATTATAAATGCCTGCACGGAGAAGGAGGCTCTAAACATCGGGCTCTTTTTTAATGAACTCTTTTCCTACGCATACCAGTTATGCCAAGACCCCAAACATTTTAAACTAGTGTCCGAAGAAAACCCTTGCTTTAGCAGCACGCTCAATTTCCAATCGAAAGTTACAATCGAACACTCCTTCATCATCGGCAAGGTGGCCAAGTGGGAGAAGCTCCTCGTTTCTCTTctctttgaaaataacaatCATCAGAAATCTTGGATCAATTCCAAATCGGTCGTCATCTTCCTCTTTCGCGTCCTTCATTCCTTTCCCTACTCGAACAAGGTGAAGCACTCCATACGGAAGTACCTGCAGAACCTGCACTCCTTCGCGCAGAGCCGCGGGTGGAAGGACATCGCCATTTCGGTCAACAGTTTGAAGACCATCATGGAGCGCAACCG caaAGCGgcggagaaggaaaagaaggaggagccCGAGGCGAAGCCCCAGGAAGGCAAGGCCGGCTCGTCCAAGGCAAGCG CGCCCGCGCCGAACCCAGACGGAAACGTCACGATGAACCCCTTCAACACGTCCAACCCGGTGCACATGAACTCCAGCCCGACCTTCGTGCCCATAACGAAGAACTTGTACAACTCAA ACATGTACCCCGTTTTGCACAACTCCATGAGCATGCCGCCCAATCCCTACATGAAGGACAACCCATTTAGCAACAAAATCCCTCCACCACAGGATCCGAATAAgtactttttgaaaaataaatttcgaTTTTTCTAG